A genomic region of Leptolyngbya sp. FACHB-261 contains the following coding sequences:
- a CDS encoding ATP-binding protein: protein MLHDPSQDLLFPKLSPEELQRLSEHGQVVEFNSGDVLFSEGDPLYQFYVVLEGQVQVTKQVGGEEQTLVVHQPGEFTGEISMITGGPALATARSLGSSRVLEIKPDDFKRVLAECSQGAAVILAAMAERSRDVELQLRQKEKLAALGKLSAGLAHELNNPAAAGRRAAQQLREAISSVQARLLKVCEELFPDAQRQLLIEVQQEAMAYSTNAPRLDPLTQSDREDALSDWLDEHDIGRGWELAPVLVSAGVSEEKLTTLADQFSAEALTEALNWLIETLTLTSLVNEVEQSTSRISQLVKAIKSYSYMDQAPLQEIDIHDGLENTLTILNHKLKYGITLKREYAPSLPTVCAYGSELNQVWTNLLDNAIYAMGGKGEITIHTALELDQVVVEIADNGPGIPVDIQSRIFDPFFTTKGVGEGTGLGLDIARRIVVKRHHGELNVNSKPGRTCFQIRLPLRPPKHPVETCTVDTHESN, encoded by the coding sequence ATGCTTCACGACCCAAGCCAGGATTTGTTATTTCCTAAACTATCGCCTGAAGAACTTCAGCGTTTGTCTGAGCATGGTCAGGTTGTTGAGTTCAACTCGGGCGATGTTTTGTTTAGCGAAGGCGATCCGCTCTATCAGTTCTATGTCGTTCTAGAAGGGCAGGTGCAGGTTACTAAGCAGGTGGGAGGCGAGGAGCAAACCCTGGTCGTTCATCAACCAGGGGAGTTCACCGGCGAAATCTCGATGATCACCGGCGGGCCTGCTCTCGCCACAGCTCGTTCGCTCGGTTCTAGCCGGGTTCTGGAGATTAAGCCAGATGACTTCAAGCGCGTCTTAGCAGAATGCTCCCAGGGGGCAGCCGTGATTCTGGCGGCGATGGCTGAGCGATCGCGGGACGTTGAGTTGCAACTGCGACAGAAAGAAAAGCTCGCAGCTCTGGGCAAACTCTCCGCTGGACTCGCGCACGAACTCAATAATCCTGCGGCGGCCGGACGCAGAGCGGCTCAGCAGTTGCGTGAGGCTATAAGTAGCGTTCAAGCTCGCTTGCTGAAGGTGTGCGAAGAGCTATTTCCTGATGCCCAACGGCAATTGCTAATCGAGGTGCAACAAGAGGCGATGGCCTACAGCACCAACGCGCCCCGTCTCGATCCCCTCACCCAGAGTGACCGCGAGGATGCTCTCAGTGATTGGCTAGATGAGCATGATATTGGCCGAGGCTGGGAATTAGCGCCGGTTCTGGTTTCAGCAGGTGTCAGTGAGGAGAAATTAACAACGCTCGCCGATCAATTTAGTGCCGAGGCATTAACCGAAGCGCTCAATTGGCTGATCGAAACCTTGACCTTAACCAGCTTAGTCAACGAAGTCGAGCAGAGCACCAGCCGGATCTCGCAGTTGGTCAAAGCCATTAAGTCCTACTCCTACATGGACCAGGCTCCCCTGCAAGAGATCGACATTCACGATGGGCTCGAAAATACCCTCACCATCCTCAATCACAAGCTCAAATACGGCATCACGCTCAAACGTGAGTATGCGCCTAGTTTGCCAACGGTTTGTGCCTATGGTAGTGAGCTGAATCAGGTATGGACAAACCTGCTCGACAATGCGATCTATGCGATGGGTGGTAAGGGCGAGATTACAATTCATACCGCTCTTGAATTAGACCAGGTGGTGGTAGAAATTGCCGACAACGGCCCTGGCATTCCGGTTGATATTCAGTCCCGTATTTTTGATCCATTTTTCACAACCAAAGGGGTGGGAGAAGGCACTGGCTTAGGGCTGGATATTGCCCGTCGCATCGTGGTGAAACGGCATCACGGTGAGCTGAATGTCAATTCCAAACCAG
- the glmS gene encoding glutamine--fructose-6-phosphate transaminase (isomerizing), translating into MCGIVGYIGTRSADEILLEGLRKLEYRGYDSAGVATVWEGNLHCTRAKGKLQNLLDKLSQDPITHRGATVGIGHTRWATHGKPEEHNAHPHTDASGRLAVVLNGIIENYHLLREELKQRGHVFRSETDAEVIPHLISEFLPEHTLLEAVRLAVAQLQGGFAIAVISADHPDELVAARQQNPLVVGFGEGEFFFASDTPALVAYTRSILPLGNGELVRLTYTGVEVYNFEGVRLRKQPRTLNWNPMLLEKQGFKHFMLKEIHEQPGVVRACLEAYLPNAKPGQSPIDLRFDTDFLKDIQNIQIVACGTSWHAALVGKYLLEQLAGVPTMVHYASEFRYAPPPVIPNTLTIGVTQSGETADTLAALQKAKQRGDSLLGITNRPESLLAELVPYVIDMKAGVEIGVAATKTFLAQLIVFYLLALEISYLRQTLSPEALEEIITGLRQLPAQIETVLESQERYVEQLAHQFVDTRDFIYLGRGINYPIALEGALKLKEISYIHAEGYPAGEMKHGPIALLDQHVPVVTIAMPGLVYEKVLSNAQEAKARDARLIGVAPLNDPLATEIFDALLPVPNVDELLSPIVSVIPLQLLAYHIAAHRGLDVDQPRNLAKSVTVE; encoded by the coding sequence ATGTGTGGAATTGTTGGCTACATCGGGACTCGTTCAGCAGACGAAATCTTGCTGGAGGGTTTGCGCAAGCTGGAATACCGGGGCTACGACTCTGCCGGTGTTGCGACTGTTTGGGAGGGCAATCTGCACTGCACCCGCGCCAAGGGCAAGCTTCAAAACCTGCTGGACAAGTTGAGCCAGGACCCGATTACCCATCGAGGTGCTACGGTTGGGATTGGCCATACCCGCTGGGCTACCCACGGTAAGCCAGAAGAGCACAATGCCCATCCCCACACAGATGCTAGTGGTCGCTTGGCTGTAGTGCTCAATGGCATTATTGAGAATTACCATCTGCTGCGGGAAGAACTCAAACAGCGGGGGCACGTATTTCGCTCCGAGACCGACGCTGAAGTCATCCCTCATCTGATCTCCGAATTTCTGCCCGAACACACCCTACTGGAAGCGGTTCGGCTAGCCGTGGCCCAGTTACAGGGGGGCTTTGCCATTGCAGTGATCTCTGCCGATCACCCTGATGAACTAGTGGCGGCGCGGCAGCAAAATCCTTTAGTGGTTGGCTTTGGAGAAGGGGAATTTTTCTTTGCCTCTGATACCCCAGCGCTGGTTGCTTACACTCGCTCGATTTTGCCGTTGGGTAATGGTGAATTAGTTCGACTGACTTACACCGGAGTCGAAGTTTACAACTTCGAAGGGGTCAGACTGCGTAAGCAGCCCCGTACGCTCAACTGGAATCCGATGCTGCTTGAGAAACAAGGTTTCAAGCACTTCATGCTTAAGGAAATTCATGAGCAGCCGGGTGTAGTTCGAGCTTGTTTAGAAGCCTATTTGCCCAATGCCAAACCTGGACAATCTCCCATCGACTTGAGATTTGACACCGACTTCCTAAAAGACATTCAAAACATCCAGATTGTTGCCTGTGGAACCAGTTGGCATGCAGCACTGGTCGGTAAGTATTTGCTGGAGCAACTGGCAGGTGTGCCGACCATGGTTCACTATGCCTCAGAATTTCGCTATGCGCCACCGCCTGTCATTCCTAACACTTTGACGATTGGCGTAACCCAATCTGGCGAAACCGCAGATACATTGGCAGCTTTGCAAAAGGCTAAGCAGCGAGGCGATTCCCTCTTGGGCATCACCAATCGACCCGAAAGCCTTTTGGCTGAGCTGGTACCTTACGTTATCGATATGAAGGCGGGGGTTGAAATTGGGGTTGCGGCTACTAAAACCTTCTTAGCCCAGCTCATTGTCTTCTATCTGCTGGCTTTGGAAATTTCCTATCTGCGTCAGACGCTATCACCTGAGGCTTTAGAAGAAATTATTACCGGTCTGCGCCAGCTACCTGCCCAAATCGAAACGGTTCTGGAGAGCCAGGAACGCTATGTTGAGCAATTAGCGCATCAGTTTGTTGATACCAGAGATTTCATCTATTTGGGCAGGGGCATCAACTATCCGATTGCCCTCGAAGGAGCCCTGAAGCTAAAAGAAATCAGCTACATCCATGCGGAAGGCTATCCCGCTGGCGAAATGAAGCATGGACCCATTGCGTTGTTGGATCAGCATGTACCTGTAGTGACGATTGCTATGCCTGGTTTGGTCTATGAGAAGGTACTTTCTAACGCTCAAGAGGCGAAGGCTCGCGACGCTCGCTTGATCGGGGTGGCTCCACTCAATGATCCGTTGGCAACCGAGATTTTCGACGCTCTATTACCAGTTCCCAATGTCGATGAATTGCTCTCCCCAATTGTGTCGGTAATTCCGCTGCAATTGCTGGCTTATCACATTGCGGCCCATCGCGGTCTAGACGTCGATCAGCCTCGTAACTTGGCCAAATCCGTGACTGTTGAATAG
- a CDS encoding bifunctional 2-polyprenyl-6-hydroxyphenol methylase/3-demethylubiquinol 3-O-methyltransferase UbiG, translated as MSDLPPELLEKIRQQFEFSPYPKTPLEQSPKDNVNLLFIHNLVTSFYLKDQRVVQTQGKFILDAGCGSGYKSLVLAVANPGATIIGIDLSEESVDLARKRLEYHGFDDLRFHALAIEDLPQLNVTFDYINCDEVLYLTPDPTTALKAMASVLRPGGILRTNLHSYYQRIPYFRAQQIFKMMGLMDESPKDLEAEIVGDIMRALKGQVRTKLETWEAQHEGEQGKASILMNYLLQGDKGYTVPEMFSALKAADLEFLSMVNWRSWEILELFQNPNELPMLLEMGLPDLTVEERLQLFDLLHPVHRLLDFWCAHPGQAQQPRLIQDWQASDWQNVQVHLHPQLKTESLRQELRDAIITQRPFEISKYLTAAVGGAILLDTISASCILLLWDAPVAFPRLVDHWLKLKPLDLLTLQPTTETEAQIQLQQLLTRLETFLYVLLEIQS; from the coding sequence ATGAGTGATTTACCACCAGAACTTCTAGAGAAGATCAGACAACAATTTGAGTTTTCTCCCTATCCCAAAACACCTTTGGAGCAGTCGCCCAAAGACAATGTCAATCTGCTGTTTATCCATAATCTGGTTACTTCCTTTTATTTGAAAGATCAGAGGGTGGTTCAGACCCAAGGCAAATTCATTCTGGATGCAGGTTGTGGCAGTGGCTATAAATCTCTAGTGCTTGCGGTTGCCAATCCAGGAGCAACCATCATCGGCATTGATTTATCAGAAGAATCGGTTGATCTAGCTCGTAAGCGCCTGGAGTACCACGGCTTTGATGACCTGCGATTCCATGCGCTTGCTATCGAGGATTTGCCCCAACTTAATGTGACTTTTGACTACATCAACTGTGACGAGGTTCTTTACCTAACGCCAGATCCAACCACCGCACTTAAGGCGATGGCATCTGTGCTTAGGCCAGGCGGTATCTTGCGGACAAATCTACACAGTTACTACCAAAGAATTCCCTATTTTCGGGCTCAGCAGATTTTCAAGATGATGGGCTTAATGGATGAAAGCCCAAAAGATTTAGAAGCCGAAATAGTTGGGGATATTATGAGAGCTTTGAAAGGCCAGGTTCGAACCAAATTAGAAACTTGGGAAGCTCAGCACGAGGGAGAACAAGGGAAAGCCTCTATTCTCATGAACTATCTACTGCAAGGCGACAAAGGCTACACTGTGCCTGAAATGTTTTCGGCGCTCAAAGCAGCAGACCTGGAATTTCTCAGTATGGTGAACTGGCGGAGCTGGGAAATACTCGAACTGTTTCAAAATCCAAACGAGCTGCCGATGTTACTCGAAATGGGTTTGCCAGACTTAACGGTAGAAGAACGCTTGCAGCTGTTTGATTTGCTGCATCCCGTTCACCGTTTACTGGACTTTTGGTGTGCTCATCCAGGTCAGGCGCAGCAGCCAAGACTGATTCAAGATTGGCAGGCTAGTGATTGGCAAAACGTTCAAGTTCACCTACATCCACAACTCAAAACAGAGAGCTTGCGGCAAGAGCTGAGAGATGCGATTATAACTCAACGCCCTTTTGAGATTAGCAAGTATCTCACCGCTGCAGTGGGGGGGGCTATTTTGCTAGACACTATCTCGGCTAGCTGTATTCTATTGTTGTGGGATGCGCCAGTGGCGTTCCCGAGGCTAGTTGACCATTGGCTTAAGTTGAAACCCCTAGACCTCCTGACTCTGCAACCAACGACAGAAACAGAAGCTCAAATACAGCTCCAGCAGCTCTTAACTCGATTAGAGACTTTTCTCTATGTACTTCTAGAAATACAAAGTTGA
- a CDS encoding sulfurtransferase → MASKLSLDPLAVLVALALAGAALSMTIALAQASRERAPQAVLANQTSASVAEVNAVESQALNSRWVVSADEAKQLIAQGATVLDARGGLKLQKPLARAIAVNWKQFAQPHAPDQGKLLDDDHLLTQKLQAVGVSRDKPVIAVGDPARGWGEDGRVVWMLRTLGHQKAVLVDGGYQALVKAGVPTAWSAATVAPRPGDFVVERTTAWTIDRAQLKAELGQQNVVVIDTREAREYAGATPYGEQRGGHIPGALHIYYKDLLDQNGKLLPREQMITKLEQLGVTQDTQVVAYCTGGIRSGWFTSILSDLGYKAKNYAGSMWDWSAGPVASYPLEKTN, encoded by the coding sequence ATGGCAAGCAAGTTAAGTCTCGACCCGTTAGCAGTTTTGGTTGCTCTAGCCTTAGCGGGTGCTGCGCTGAGTATGACCATTGCGCTAGCTCAGGCGAGTCGAGAGCGGGCTCCCCAGGCAGTTCTTGCTAACCAGACCAGTGCTTCTGTTGCCGAGGTCAATGCGGTTGAGTCACAGGCGCTTAACAGCCGGTGGGTGGTCAGCGCTGACGAAGCCAAGCAGTTGATTGCGCAAGGAGCCACTGTGCTGGATGCCCGAGGTGGCCTAAAGCTGCAGAAACCACTGGCCAGAGCGATTGCAGTGAACTGGAAGCAGTTTGCTCAACCGCATGCCCCTGACCAAGGCAAGCTGCTTGACGATGACCACCTATTAACCCAGAAGCTGCAAGCGGTTGGCGTTTCTAGAGACAAGCCAGTGATTGCGGTTGGCGATCCGGCGCGAGGGTGGGGTGAAGACGGGCGCGTTGTTTGGATGCTGCGCACACTTGGCCACCAAAAAGCGGTACTTGTCGATGGCGGTTATCAGGCACTAGTCAAAGCAGGGGTGCCTACAGCTTGGTCAGCGGCAACCGTTGCACCGCGACCCGGAGATTTCGTGGTCGAGCGAACAACAGCCTGGACCATCGATCGGGCTCAGCTCAAAGCTGAATTGGGCCAGCAGAATGTAGTGGTGATCGACACTCGTGAAGCGCGGGAATACGCTGGGGCCACACCCTACGGTGAGCAGCGCGGCGGTCATATTCCAGGCGCACTGCATATCTACTACAAAGACTTGCTAGACCAAAATGGCAAATTGCTACCGCGCGAGCAGATGATTACCAAACTAGAGCAACTAGGGGTCACTCAAGATACGCAAGTCGTTGCCTACTGCACCGGCGGCATTCGCTCCGGCTGGTTCACCTCAATACTCAGCGACTTAGGTTACAAAGCCAAGAACTATGCCGGCTCAATGTGGGACTGGTCAGCTGGACCGGTGGCCAGTTATCCCTTAGAGAAAACGAATTAG
- a CDS encoding FAD-dependent oxidoreductase, producing MAKPVILTVDDDPEVLQAIARDLRRQYGERFRILRADSGTAALEVVQQLKLRNEPISLFLVDQRMPRMSGVEFLEQALAIFPQAKRALLTAYADTDAAIRAINTTRIDYYLLKPWDPPQERLYPVLDDLLDDWQAGFRPPFEGIRVVGNRWSPQSHQVKDFLARNQVPYQWLDIELEAEAQQLMAYAEPPNRQELPLVLFADGTQLVQPSNLQIAEKIGLRTQAELPFYDLVIVGGGPSGLAAAVYGASEGLSTVMVEREAPGGQAGSSSRIENYLGFPVGLSGADLARRAVAQARRFGVEILTPQEVVGVGVQDPYRIVKLTDGSEISCHVLLVATGVSYRKLNVPGMEKLSGAGVYYGAAMTEALACSGEDVYIIGGANSAGQAAMHFAKYARRVIMLVRGESLTKSMSQYLIDQIESTENIEVLTYASVVEVKGETHLEALVIADARTGEQQTVDAKSLFIFIGASPRTDWLDGIVERDPQGFIVTGPDLLREGKRPRGWRLDRDPFLLETNVPGIFATGDVRHGSVKRVASGVGEGAIAVQFVHRYLSKV from the coding sequence ATGGCTAAACCTGTAATTCTGACCGTGGATGATGACCCAGAAGTATTGCAAGCCATTGCTCGCGATCTGCGGCGTCAGTACGGCGAACGCTTTCGGATCCTGCGGGCTGACTCTGGCACGGCTGCCCTTGAAGTTGTTCAACAACTGAAGTTGCGCAATGAGCCAATATCCCTGTTTTTGGTAGACCAGCGTATGCCCCGCATGAGTGGGGTTGAGTTCCTCGAACAGGCTCTCGCTATCTTTCCACAGGCCAAACGGGCCTTGCTAACCGCTTACGCCGATACGGATGCGGCGATTCGAGCGATCAACACCACTAGAATTGATTACTATCTGCTTAAGCCCTGGGATCCGCCGCAGGAGCGTCTGTATCCAGTTTTGGATGATTTGCTGGATGACTGGCAGGCGGGGTTCCGGCCTCCATTCGAAGGCATTAGGGTTGTTGGCAACCGGTGGTCGCCCCAGTCCCACCAGGTCAAGGATTTTTTGGCCCGCAACCAGGTGCCCTACCAATGGCTAGACATTGAGCTAGAGGCGGAAGCTCAACAGTTGATGGCCTACGCTGAGCCACCTAACCGGCAGGAGCTACCTCTCGTGTTGTTTGCCGATGGCACTCAACTGGTGCAGCCCTCAAATCTGCAAATCGCCGAGAAAATTGGCCTGCGAACTCAGGCCGAACTCCCCTTCTACGACCTAGTAATCGTGGGTGGTGGACCTTCTGGTTTGGCAGCTGCGGTCTACGGCGCGTCAGAAGGGCTGAGCACGGTGATGGTAGAGCGCGAAGCGCCGGGTGGGCAGGCCGGATCAAGCTCTCGCATTGAGAACTATCTAGGGTTTCCGGTGGGTCTAAGCGGTGCAGATCTAGCGCGTCGAGCCGTGGCTCAAGCCCGCCGCTTTGGAGTCGAGATTTTGACCCCCCAAGAAGTGGTTGGTGTGGGCGTGCAGGACCCCTACCGGATCGTCAAGCTCACGGATGGCAGTGAGATTAGCTGTCATGTGCTGCTGGTGGCGACGGGCGTCTCTTACCGCAAGCTGAACGTGCCGGGGATGGAGAAGCTGAGCGGAGCGGGTGTTTATTACGGAGCCGCAATGACTGAGGCGCTGGCCTGCAGCGGCGAGGACGTTTACATCATTGGCGGTGCCAACTCGGCTGGTCAGGCGGCGATGCACTTTGCTAAATATGCCCGTCGCGTGATCATGCTCGTGCGCGGTGAATCGCTCACCAAGAGCATGTCGCAATATCTGATCGATCAGATTGAGTCGACCGAAAATATTGAGGTTCTCACCTATGCCAGCGTGGTCGAAGTCAAAGGCGAGACTCACCTGGAAGCGCTGGTGATTGCCGATGCCAGAACCGGTGAACAACAAACCGTTGATGCCAAATCGTTGTTTATTTTCATCGGGGCCAGTCCTCGCACCGATTGGTTAGATGGCATTGTCGAGCGCGATCCGCAGGGCTTTATTGTGACTGGACCCGATTTGCTGCGTGAGGGCAAACGTCCTCGCGGTTGGCGCCTAGACCGGGATCCTTTCTTGCTGGAAACCAATGTGCCTGGAATTTTCGCCACCGGGGATGTGCGGCATGGCTCAGTCAAACGAGTCGCGTCTGGGGTCGGTGAGGGAGCGATCGCCGTTCAGTTCGTCCACCGCTATCTCAGCAAGGTATAA